Proteins from a single region of Salvelinus sp. IW2-2015 linkage group LG4p, ASM291031v2, whole genome shotgun sequence:
- the ppm1db gene encoding protein phosphatase, Mg2+/Mn2+ dependent, 1Db isoform X2, whose protein sequence is MENALLMRVSVFSDQGGRKYMEDVTEVVVEPESGEDELNSDEQDDTKGDSSTVDIVPENEQSDRTVHNALNEPLSASTTVSWTQNVQNGDQSSAVALAVSTVESSPAESDNRPQRSVAFFAVFDGHGGREAAQFARDYLWEFIKKQRGFWSKDDEEVCAAIRKGFVACHHAMWKKLPEWPKTLTGLPSTSGTTASVVVIRGDRMYVAHVGDSAVVLGVQDDPTDQFIRAVEVTQDHKPELPKERERIEGLGGSVIKKSGVNRVVWKRPRLTHNGPVRRSTVIDQIPFLAVARALGDLWSYDFYSGEFVVSPEPDTCVLTLDPXKHRYIILGSDGLWNMVPPQDAVSMCQDNDEAMAPCGVSSARQLVSHALLRWRQRMLRADNTSAIVIALQEPGVPQEPLHHEEVLLNLAEGQHCGPASDSRSNTSLIKVPDMDMSSAVCELLPTLERGHGLSGSSLYVLALSDPFGPPLSDSDDSRTGFPLTADSPALGEELSDVTARLPGGKRTQDDTSPNPVPSAKRTRRKNGEGTGAGPKGGGGKDQKQSLTPSPTNVSPTLFQQQHGKATVCVC, encoded by the exons ATGGAAAACGCATTGTTGATGCGAGTGAGTGTTTTCTCCGACCAGGGAGGCAGGAAATACATGGAGGACGTTACCGAGGTTGTAGTGGAGCCCGAGTCSGGGGAAGACGAGCTGAACTCGGACGAACAAGACGATACCAAAGGAGATAGCTCGACGGTCGACATTGTGCCTGAAAACGAGCAGTCTGATCGGACTGTACACAACGCACTGAACGAGCCTCTATCTGCCTCCACTACAGTTTCATGGacacaaaatgtacaaaatgggGACCAAAGTTCTGCAGTTGCACTGGCAGTTTCGACAGTGGAGAGTTCACCGGCGGAGAGCGATAACCGCCCCCAGCGCTCAGTGGCTTTCTTCGCGGTGTTTGATGGCCACGGAGGCCGAGAGGCAGCGCAATTCGCACGGGACTATTTATGGGAATTCATCAAGAAACAGCGGGGGTTTTGGTCCAAGGATGACGAGGAAGTGTGTGCAGCTATTCGTAAAGGTTTCGTTGCCTGCCACCATGCCATGTGGAAAAAGCTGC cCGAATGGCCCAAAACTCTCACGGGGCTTCCCAGCACCTCAGGCACCACGGCCAGTGTAGTGGTCATCCGGGGGGACCGAATGTACGTGGCTCACGTAGGAGACTCTGCCGTAGTSCTGGGGGTCCAGGATGACCCCACGGACCAGTTCATCAGGGCCGTGGAGGTGACACAGGACCACAAGCCTGAGCTGCCCAAGGAAAGGGAACGCATCGAAGGGCTGGGGGGCAG TGTGATAAAGAAGTCTGGTGTGAACCGGGTGGTGTGGAAGAGACCCAGACTGACTCATAACGGGCCCGTCCGGAGGAGCACCGTCATCGACCAGATCCCTTTCCTGGCTGTGGCCAGAGCTCTAG GGGACCTGTGGAGCTATGACTTCTACAGCGGAGAGTTTGTAGTGTCYCCGGAGCCAGACACCTGTGTTCTGACCCTTGACCCCMATAAACACCGTTACATCATCCTGGGYAGTGACGGGCTGTGGAACATGGTGCCCCCCCAGGACGCCGTCTCCATGTGCCAGGACAACGATGAGGCCATG GCGCCGTGCGGGGTGTCCAGCGCTCGCCAGCTGGTGAGCCACGCCCTCCTGCGGTGGCGCCAGAGGATGCTGCGTGCGGACAACACGTCGGCTATCGTGATCGCCCTGCAGGAGCCGGGTGTCCCTCAGGAACCCCTCCACCATGAGGAGGTGCTGCTGAACCTGGCCGAGGGACAACACTGTGGCCCCGCATCGGACTCCCGCTCAAACACCTCACTCATCAAG gttCCAGACATGGACATGTCGTCTGCTGTGTGTGAGCTCCTTCCGACCCTGGAGCGTGGACACGGCCTATCAGGGAGCAGCCTGTACGTCCTGGCCCTATCAGATCCCTTCGGCCCGCCCCTCTCCGACTCGGACGACTCCCGCACCGGTTTTCCCCTGACGGCAGACAGCCCCGCCCTGGGGGAGGAGCTTAGTGACGTCACCGCCAGGCTGCCCGGTGGCAAACGGACTCAGGATGACACGTCACCCAACCCCGTCCCGTCCGCCAAGAGGACCCGGAGGAAGAATGGCGAGGGAACGGGGGCGGGGCCAAAAGGAGGTGGAGGAAAGGACCAGAAACAGTCTCTGACTCCGTCCCCCACCAACGTTTCCCCCACGCTTTTCCAGCAGCAACACGGCAAggccaccgtgtgtgtgtgctga
- the ppm1db gene encoding protein phosphatase, Mg2+/Mn2+ dependent, 1Db isoform X1 — translation MENALLMRVSVFSDQGGRKYMEDVTEVVVEPESGEDELNSDEQDDTKGDSSTVDIVPENEQSDRTVHNALNEPLSASTTVSWTQNVQNGDQSSAVALAVSTVESSPAESDNRPQRSVAFFAVFDGHGGREAAQFARDYLWEFIKKQRGFWSKDDEEVCAAIRKGFVACHHAMWKKLPEWPKTLTGLPSTSGTTASVVVIRGDRMYVAHVGDSAVVLGVQDDPTDQFIRAVEVTQDHKPELPKERERIEGLGGSVIKKSGVNRVVWKRPRLTHNGPVRRSTVIDQIPFLAVARALGDLWSYDFYSGEFVVSPEPDTCVLTLDPXKHRYIILGSDGLWNMVPPQDAVSMCQDNDEAMAPCGVSSARQLVSHALLRWRQRMLRADNTSAIVIALQEPGVPQEPLHHEEVLLNLAEGQHCGPASDSRSNTSLIKVQSRGNIKVPDMDMSSAVCELLPTLERGHGLSGSSLYVLALSDPFGPPLSDSDDSRTGFPLTADSPALGEELSDVTARLPGGKRTQDDTSPNPVPSAKRTRRKNGEGTGAGPKGGGGKDQKQSLTPSPTNVSPTLFQQQHGKATVCVC, via the exons ATGGAAAACGCATTGTTGATGCGAGTGAGTGTTTTCTCCGACCAGGGAGGCAGGAAATACATGGAGGACGTTACCGAGGTTGTAGTGGAGCCCGAGTCSGGGGAAGACGAGCTGAACTCGGACGAACAAGACGATACCAAAGGAGATAGCTCGACGGTCGACATTGTGCCTGAAAACGAGCAGTCTGATCGGACTGTACACAACGCACTGAACGAGCCTCTATCTGCCTCCACTACAGTTTCATGGacacaaaatgtacaaaatgggGACCAAAGTTCTGCAGTTGCACTGGCAGTTTCGACAGTGGAGAGTTCACCGGCGGAGAGCGATAACCGCCCCCAGCGCTCAGTGGCTTTCTTCGCGGTGTTTGATGGCCACGGAGGCCGAGAGGCAGCGCAATTCGCACGGGACTATTTATGGGAATTCATCAAGAAACAGCGGGGGTTTTGGTCCAAGGATGACGAGGAAGTGTGTGCAGCTATTCGTAAAGGTTTCGTTGCCTGCCACCATGCCATGTGGAAAAAGCTGC cCGAATGGCCCAAAACTCTCACGGGGCTTCCCAGCACCTCAGGCACCACGGCCAGTGTAGTGGTCATCCGGGGGGACCGAATGTACGTGGCTCACGTAGGAGACTCTGCCGTAGTSCTGGGGGTCCAGGATGACCCCACGGACCAGTTCATCAGGGCCGTGGAGGTGACACAGGACCACAAGCCTGAGCTGCCCAAGGAAAGGGAACGCATCGAAGGGCTGGGGGGCAG TGTGATAAAGAAGTCTGGTGTGAACCGGGTGGTGTGGAAGAGACCCAGACTGACTCATAACGGGCCCGTCCGGAGGAGCACCGTCATCGACCAGATCCCTTTCCTGGCTGTGGCCAGAGCTCTAG GGGACCTGTGGAGCTATGACTTCTACAGCGGAGAGTTTGTAGTGTCYCCGGAGCCAGACACCTGTGTTCTGACCCTTGACCCCMATAAACACCGTTACATCATCCTGGGYAGTGACGGGCTGTGGAACATGGTGCCCCCCCAGGACGCCGTCTCCATGTGCCAGGACAACGATGAGGCCATG GCGCCGTGCGGGGTGTCCAGCGCTCGCCAGCTGGTGAGCCACGCCCTCCTGCGGTGGCGCCAGAGGATGCTGCGTGCGGACAACACGTCGGCTATCGTGATCGCCCTGCAGGAGCCGGGTGTCCCTCAGGAACCCCTCCACCATGAGGAGGTGCTGCTGAACCTGGCCGAGGGACAACACTGTGGCCCCGCATCGGACTCCCGCTCAAACACCTCACTCATCAAGGTACAGAGCAGAGGGAATATTAAG gttCCAGACATGGACATGTCGTCTGCTGTGTGTGAGCTCCTTCCGACCCTGGAGCGTGGACACGGCCTATCAGGGAGCAGCCTGTACGTCCTGGCCCTATCAGATCCCTTCGGCCCGCCCCTCTCCGACTCGGACGACTCCCGCACCGGTTTTCCCCTGACGGCAGACAGCCCCGCCCTGGGGGAGGAGCTTAGTGACGTCACCGCCAGGCTGCCCGGTGGCAAACGGACTCAGGATGACACGTCACCCAACCCCGTCCCGTCCGCCAAGAGGACCCGGAGGAAGAATGGCGAGGGAACGGGGGCGGGGCCAAAAGGAGGTGGAGGAAAGGACCAGAAACAGTCTCTGACTCCGTCCCCCACCAACGTTTCCCCCACGCTTTTCCAGCAGCAACACGGCAAggccaccgtgtgtgtgtgctga